A genomic stretch from Aedes albopictus strain Foshan chromosome 2, AalbF5, whole genome shotgun sequence includes:
- the LOC134286812 gene encoding uncharacterized protein LOC134286812, with translation MLGAGKSPSVRALQFKLKEILLMFNDIQLFVSKFKDDTRAIQIQVRLGKVDELWNMFSDTLVEIISHEDYVADEDKYAKERQQFSSQYYTVKAFLLEKLEQIQQAASDRSTSVHDSSTMNITEHVRLPQIRLQSFKGDIDEWISFRDLFTSLIHSRTDLPDVEKLHYLKGCLLGEPKGLIDPLAITAANYNVAWSMITKRYDNSKQLRKRQIQSLFGLPHLVKESVTELQALVEGFERSVRILDQIVEVAEYKDLLLVNMLSSRLDPVTRRSWEEQSSTKDKDTIKELVEFLQRRIQVLASIPSRSSDSKVLQTSAPRQRALVKASFNSARVSSQPSTNCQGSDTVSTVGNSASSSPSDNAESTSGSTDTVANVATSEVSVCNAAGTSSQVFLATAVIVVEDNEGNQYGARTLLDSGSECNFVSERLCQLLKVVRSRADVKVQGIGQTSSAVKHQVQIKVRSRLSSFARLVNFLVLPKVTVNLPASTVDTRELTIPEGIQLADPGFFKSSGVDMILGIELFFSLFDIDHKISLGDNLPTLIDSVFGWVVCGTMAMPKAVTQVNCNLSVKDRLEDLLTRFWECEEVADQIKPSPEERICEEQYQQSVQRAEDGRYIVGLPKDDVKLQRLGTSRDIALRRFYSTERRLDKDSKLRQQYVAFMDEYLQLQHMKEVQEIPGDDIKRCYLPHHPVVKEASTTTKVRVVFDASCRTSSGISLNDTLYAGPVIQEDLRAIIMRGRTRQIMVVADVEKMFRQIWTRPEDRHLQCILWRSSPVENVKTYELATVTYGTKPAPFLATRTLHQLATDEGHRFPSAAVAIKEDTYMDDVITGADNVEEAVNLRTELQGLTEAGGFHLRKWASNCPKVLDGVSLENLAIPNTEEVNLESNPSVTTLGLVWVPGIDKLKFKFQIPALNCAELLTKRKILSTIATLFDPTGLVGAVVVEAKIFMQRLWTLQDETGQRLDWDQPVPSKVGEEWCRFYEHLPRLQEIEVNRCVIIPNAVTTEVHCFSDASMKAYGACLYLRSQDASGNVFVRLLASRSKVAPLKTQSLPRLELCGALLGTQLCQKVREAIRFNGGVYFWTDSTCVLRWIAATPATWTTFVANRVSKIQGLSDGCHWRHVKGTENPADLISRGVNAANIINYDLWWSGPYWLQIPQEQWPVRGVEPNEEGEEERRRCATATTVTTCDEFNQWFISLFDTYDDLIRRTAFWLRLMDLLKLPRDQRTKTEFLTITEKKRAEQVLIRRVQMESFPEEWKALSKGLSVSSKSPLRWFHPYISKEDGLLRIGGRLSQSQEPEDKKHPPILPARHIFTRKLLQSYHERLLHAGPQLLLATVRLKYWPLGGRSLARQLVHNCLRCYRSKPSTVQQFMGDLPQSRVTASRPFSRVGVDYFGPVYVRPSPRRAAVKAYVALFVCFCTKAIHMELVTDLSTERFIQALRRFISRRGKPSDIFSDNGTNFVGAKNQLVELRELLRSQDCLEKISKEFRDWFTRIVDGGWLAALTLPGWLYYFIAIYHQAVALAGSRASQQPATNGGDNK, from the exons ATGCTTGGAGCAGGGAAGTCACCGAGCGTTCGAGCATTGCAGTTCAAGCTCAAGGAGATCCTGCTGATGTTTAATGATATTCAGCTCTTCGTATCGAAATTTAAGGATGATACAAGGGCAATTCAGATTCAGGTTAGATTAGGCAAGGTAGATGAGCTGTGGAATATGTTTAGCGATACTTTGGTAGAGATTATTTCTCATGAGGATTATGTCGCAGACGAGGACAAATATGCTAAGGAAAGGCAACAATTCAGTAGTCAGTACTACACTGTTAAGgcatttttgttagaaaaactggaACAAATCCAGCAAGCAGCTAGTGATCGGTCAACTAGTGTTCATGACAGCTCCACAATGAACATAACGGAGCATGTAAGATTACCTCAAATCAGATTACAGTCGTTTAAGGGGGATATAGATGAATGGATCAGTTTTCGCGATTTATTCACTTCGCTCATTCATTCTCGGACGGATTTGCCTGACGTCGAGAAATTGCATTATTTGAAGGGATGTTTGTTGGGAGAACCCAAGGGATTGATCGACCCTCTGGCAATTACTGCAGCTAATTACAACGTTGCATGGAGCATGATTACCAAACGCTATGATAACAGCAAGCAACTTAGGAAAAGGCAAATCCAGTCCCTTTTTGGTTTGCCTCACCTCGTCAAGGAATCGGTTACCGAACTGCAAGCGTTAGTGGAAGGTTTTGAGAGGAGTGTACGGATTCTAGACCAGATTGTTGAGGTGGCGGAATACAAGGATCTGCTTTTGGTCAACATGCTGTCTAGCCGTTTGGATCCAGTCACTCGTCGGTCGTGGGAGGAACAGTCTTCAACCAAGGATAAGGATACGATTAAGGAGTTGGTTGAATTCTTGCAACGTCGCATACAAGTGTTAGCATCGATACCATCGAGATCATCGGATAGTAAGGTTCTACAAACGAGTGCTCCGAGGCAAAGGGCCCTGGTAAAGGCGAGTTTCAATTCTGCTCGGGTTTCGTCGCAACCGTCCACCAACTGC CAAGGTTCGGACACGGTCTCCACGGTCGGGAACAGCGCTTCATCGTCACCTTCGGATAATGCGGAATCCACATCTGGTTCAACGGATACTGTAGCGAACGTGGCGACCTCGGAAGTATCGGTGTGCAACGCTGCAGGAACATCGTCACAAGTGTTTCTCGCTACAGCAGTAATAGTCGTCGAGGACAACGAAGGCAACCAATATGGAGCACGCACTCTTCTGGATTCTGGATCCGAATGCAACTTCGTTTCGGAAAGGCTCTGTCAGCTTCTAAAGGTAGTTCGGTCAAGGGCTGACGTCAAGGTCCAAGGAATCGGTCAGACATCATCGGCGGTGAAACATCAGGTTCAGATCAAGGTTCGATCAAGGCTTTCATCATTCGCTCGGTTGGTGAATTTTCTGGTTTTGCCGAAGGTAACGGTTAACCTTCCAGCTTCCACGGTGGATACTCGGGAACTGACGATTCCGGAAGGCATACAGCTAGCAGATCCTGGTTTCTTCAAATCATCTGGAGTGGATATGATCCTCGGCATTGAACTCTTCTTCAGTTTGTTTGACATCGATCACAAAATTTCGCTCGGAGATAACCTGCCCACGTTGATCGATTCGGTGTTTGGTTGGGTGGTATGCGGTACCATGGCAATGCCGAAGGCGGTAACCCAGGTCAACTGCAATCTATCGGTAAAGGATCGCCTGGAGGATTTACTCACACGGTTTTGGGAATGCGAGGAGGTCGCAGATCAAATCAAACCTTCCCCTGAAGAACGCATCTGCGAGGAGCAATATCAGCAGTCCGTTCAAAGAGCCGAAGATGGTAGATACATCGTTGGTCTCCCCAAGGACGATGTCAAACTACAGCGACTAGGTACGTCGAGGGATATCGCTCTGCGTCGGTTCTACAGTACGGAGCGCAGGTTGGATAAGGATTCCAAGTTACGTCAACAATATGTAGCGTTCATGGACGAATACCTACAGTTGCAGCACATGAAGGAGGTTCAGGAGATACCAGGCGACGATATCAAGCGTTGCTACCTACCGCACCATCCCGTGGTGAAGGAAGCGTCCACGACAACCAAGGTTCGGGTCGTGTTCGACGCGTCGTGTAGGACATCAAGTGGCATATCGCTCAACGACACTCTCTACGCTGGTCCAGTCATCCAGGAAGACTTACGAGCGATTATCATGCGTGGGCGGACAAGGCAAATCATGGTTGTGGCGGACGTGGAGAAAATGTTCCGTCAAATCTGGACGCGGCCTGAAGATCGGCATCTTCAGTGCATCCTCTGGCGTTCTTCACCCGTGGAAAACGTCAAAACGTACGAACTAGCTACGGTAACGTACGGAACTAAACCTGCTCCATTCCTGGCTACGAGGACTCTACACCAACTTGCCACCGACGAAGGTCATCGCTTCCCATCGGCTGCCGTTGCTATCAAGGAGGACACCTACATGGATGACGTAATTACCGGAGCAGATAACGTCGAGGAGGCAGTCAATCTACGCACTGAGCTCCAAGGATTGACGGAGGCGGGGGGCTTTCATCTGCGGAAATGGGCGTCCAACTGTCCTAAGGTTTTGGATGGAGTCTCATTGGAGAACTTGGCTATACCTAACACCGAGGAAGTCAATCTTGAGTCAAATCCGTCGGTTACCACTCTTGGCCTGGTTTGGGTGCCAGGAATCGATAAATTGAAgttcaaattccaaattccagcaCTGAATTGTGCAGAACTTCTGACGAAACGGAAGATTCTCTCTACAATCGCCACTCTTTTCGACCCCACTGGACTGGTTGGAGCTGTGGTCGTTGAAGCAAAAATCTTTATGCAGCGATTGTGGACTCTACAGGACGAAACTGGTCAACGGTTGGATTGGGATCAACCGGTACCGTCGAAGGTGGGCGAGGAATGGTGCCGATTCTACGAACATCTACCACGGCTTCAAGAGATCGAAGTCAACCGATGCGTTATCATCCCGAATGCAGTTACAACAGAGGTTCACTGCTTCTCCGATGCCTCAATGAAGGCTTACGGCGCTTGCCTATATTTGCGAAGTCAGGATGCGTCAGGCAATGTTTTCGTGCGCCTTCTGGCATCCCGTTCAAAAGTGGCACCATTGAAAACACAGTCTCTGCCCAGGTTGGAACTATGTGGAGCATTACTTGGAACTCAACTTTGCCAGAAGGTTCGAGAAGCAATTCGTTTCAACGGAGGAGTTTACTTTTGGACAGACTCCACATGTGTACTGCGTTGGATTGCCGCAACTCCGGCGACGTGGACTACATTTGTCGCCAATAGAGTGTCCAAAATCCAAGGTCTGTCAGATGGATGCCATTGGAGACACGTGAAGGGAACGGAAAACCCAGCGGATCTGATATCCCGCGGCGTGAATGCTGCAAACATTATCAATTACGACCTGTGGTGGTCGGGACCTTACTGGCTACAAATTCCCCAAGAACAATGGCCAGTACGAGGAGTAGAACCCAACGAGGAAGGAGAAGAGGAACGACGACGATGTGCTACAGCAACAACCGTGACAACCTGCGACGAGTTCAACCAATGGTTTATTTCCTTGTTCGATACGTACGATGATCTGATCCGTCGAACTGCTTTCTGGTTGAGACTGATGGACCTACTCAAGTTGCCTCGAGACCAGAGGACGAAAACGGAATTTCTAACTATCACCGAGAAGAAAAGGGCCGAACAAGTTCTCATTCGCCGAGTTCAAATGGAGTCGTTCCCGGAAGAGTGGAAGGCGTTATCCAAGGGCTTATCTGTGTCATCGAAATCACCGTTAAGGTGGTTCCATCCCTATATTTCCAAGGAGGATGGACTTTTGCGAATCGGAGGAAGGCTTAGCCAGTCCCAGGAGCCGGAGGATAAGAAGCACCCACCAATTCTGCCTGCCCGTCACATCTTTACCCGGAAACTTCTTCAATCCTATCATGAAAGATTGTTGCATGCTGGACCACAACTGCTGTTGGCTACTGTGAGGCTTAAATACTGGCCGTTGGGAGGGAGAAGTCTTGCACGTCAGTTGGTCCACAATTGCCTTAGATGCTACCGATCGAAACCATCGACCGTTCAACAATTCATGGGAGATTTGCCGCAGTCGAGAGTAACAGCTTCGAGACCGTTCTCTCGTGTAGGAGTGGATTATTTTGGACCCGTGTATGTGAGACCCAGCCCAAGGCGAGCAGCTGTTAAAGCATACGTGGCCCTATTTGTGTGTTTCTGCACCAAGGCCATCCATATGGAATTGGTGACAGATTTATCCACGGAACGGTTCATCCAGGCCCTGCGACGGTTTATTTCGCGCCGAGGAAAGCCAAGCGACATTTTTTCCGATAACGGAACTAATTTTGTTGGGGCGAAAAACCAGCTGGTTGAACTGAGGGAGCTACTTAGGAGTCAGGACTGCCTCGAGAAAATATCCAAGGAAT